The following are from one region of the Novosphingobium humi genome:
- a CDS encoding glycoside hydrolase family 73 protein: MPTIPPDIIAAARASQAKWKIPASISLAQWALESAWGKSVSGKNNYGGITAKVSGASFPHVPGTPLEPATLCWTREVVNGQSVRCQRYFKDYASAEDYFDAHGKLLATGKPYAKARALLPDPNAFADALTGVYATDPKYGSTLKAIMRGSNLYQHNLPLA; the protein is encoded by the coding sequence ATGCCCACAATCCCACCCGATATCATCGCGGCCGCGCGCGCATCGCAGGCCAAATGGAAAATCCCGGCCAGCATCAGTCTGGCCCAATGGGCGCTGGAAAGCGCCTGGGGCAAATCTGTCAGCGGCAAGAACAACTATGGCGGCATCACCGCCAAGGTCAGCGGGGCCAGCTTCCCCCATGTGCCCGGAACGCCGCTGGAGCCTGCCACGCTCTGCTGGACGCGCGAAGTCGTCAATGGGCAGAGCGTGCGGTGCCAGCGCTATTTCAAGGATTACGCCAGCGCAGAGGACTATTTCGACGCCCACGGCAAGCTGCTGGCCACCGGCAAGCCCTATGCCAAGGCGCGCGCGCTGCTGCCTGATCCCAACGCCTTCGCCGACGCCCTGACTGGCGTTTACGCCACCGATCCGAAATATGGGTCCACGCTCAAGGCCATCATGCGCGGGTCCAACCTTTATCAGCATAATTTGCCTTTGGCTTAA
- a CDS encoding DUF6527 family protein, protein MTVIHATIVESIDSEAGKQPGAIELRELDGEVKGIAFRCPCGCGYQSWLPVQREERGWAWDGNRDAPTLTPSILQSGLPCKWHGYLTAGEFRSC, encoded by the coding sequence ATGACTGTCATCCACGCCACCATTGTCGAAAGCATCGACAGCGAGGCCGGGAAGCAGCCCGGCGCCATTGAACTGCGCGAACTGGATGGCGAGGTGAAGGGCATCGCGTTTCGGTGCCCTTGCGGCTGCGGCTATCAAAGCTGGCTTCCCGTACAACGCGAGGAGCGCGGCTGGGCATGGGACGGCAACCGCGATGCGCCCACGCTCACGCCCTCGATCCTGCAATCCGGCCTGCCCTGCAAATGGCATGGCTATCTGACCGCC